In Pseudonocardia sp. DSM 110487, the sequence CGAACACGTGCGGCACGAGCTCCTCCGGCACGCCCGCGCCCGCGTCCGCGACCTCCACCACCAGGCTCGTCTCGGCCGCGCGGGCGCTGAGGGTCACCGTGCCGGAGCCGTGCTGGATCGCGTTGTCGAGCAGCGCACCGATCGCCTCGCGGATTCGGGTGGGCGTCACCCGGGCGAGCAGGCCCTCGGGCACGCGGACCTTGAGCGAGCGGCCCTTCGCCTTGAGATTCGGGCGCCACTCCTCCGCCACGGCGCCGAGCGTCTCCCGCAGGTCCCGCGGCTCCGCGCCCGCCGCCCGCGCCACCCGGGCCGCCTCCAGCAGCTCGTCGAGCACCTCGGCAAGTCGCTCGGCCTGCTCCAGCGCGGCGAGCGCCTCGCTGCGCGCCGTCGGGTCGGGATGGGCGGCCAGCTCGTCGAGCCGCAGCTGCAGTGCGGTGAGGCGGCTGCGCAGCTGGTGCGACACGTCGCCGACGAGCGCCCGCTCCCGCTGCAGCAGGTCGGCGAGCGCGACGGCCGAGGTGTCGAGCACGTCCGACACGCGATCCAGCTCGGGGATCCCGTGCCGGCCAGGTACGGCGCGGAAGTCGCCGGCACCGAGCCGGGCCGCCCGGTCGGCCACCCCGCGCAGCGGTTCGGCCAGCCGCCGCGCCGTGACGGTGGCGACCACCGCTCCGGTGCCGACCGAAAGCACGACCAGCAGCAGCACCACGAGCGTGACCTGTATCTGCTCGGTACGCATCGACCGCAGCGGCTCCTGCATCACGAGCACATCACCGGGCGCGAACGGCAGGGACTCCGAGACCGGGTCGTCCCCGACCTCCGCTCCGATCACCTGATCAGGCTGGCCGGCTCTCTGCAGCACCAGCCGCCCGCCCGTCGGCACGGCGAGCTCGATGGACTCGCGGTCGATCGCCGCGTCCGCGGTGTCCAACCGCGCCGCCACCTGCTCGAGGCGGGACAGGAGGTCGGCGCGGTGGAGGTCCTCCACCAGCCGCCACGTGGTGATCGCGAGCGGGCCACCGAGCACCAGCGCCGTGATCGCGACCACGAGCAACGTCGACTGCAGGATCCGGCGGCGCATCTAATCGTGGTTGAAGCGGAATCCGACGCCGCGCACCGTGGCGATCCGGCGCTCGCCGCCGATCTTGCGGCGCAGCCAAGACATGTGCATGTCCAGCGTCTTGGACGTCTTCATGTCCGGGTCGTTCCACACCTCGCGCAGGATCTCCTCCCGCGTGACAACCTGGCCCGCACGCAGGAGCAGCACCCGGAGCAGCTCGAACTCCTTGTTGGCGAGGCCCACCTCGACCCCGTCGACCAGCACGCGGCGACCGGAGAGCTCCATCCGCACGCCACCCACCTCGACGGCCTCGGGGGTGAGCCTGCGCAGCAGGGCCCGCACGCGGGCGAGCAGCTCGGCCAGCCGGAACGGCTTGCCGACGTAGTCGTCGGCGCCCGCGTCCAGCCCGACGACGAAGTCGACCTCGTCCGTGCGGGCGGTGAGCATCAGCACCGGCAGATCGGGGTCGTCCAACCGCACGCGCCGGCAGACCTCGAGGCCGTCCATGCCGGGCAGGCCGAGGTCGAGCACGAGCAGGTCCACATGGCCGCGCCGCACGCGCTCGAGCGCGGCGGCGCCGTCTGTGGCGACCTCGACGACGTACCCCTCTCGCTGCAGCGCCCTGGACAGGGGCTCGGCGATCGCGGTGTCGTCCTCGGCCAGCAGGACGGTGGTCACTGGGAGAGTCTAGTGCGGCGGGGGGATCATCGGTGCGTGTCCGACGACAACCGACCGCGTCCACCCGCCGCCGCCGAGGAGCGAACGATGCTCGCGGGCTGGCTCGACTACCACCGCGCCACCCTCGAGCTGAAATGCGCCGGGCTCGCCCCCGCCCAGCTCGTGACCCGGGCCGCCGAGCCGTCGTCGCTCTCGCTGCTCGGCCTCGTCCGCCACATGGCCGACGTCGAACGCGGCTGGTTCCGCCGCCGGCTCGGCCGCGAGTACGCCCCGCCGCTCTACTACTCGGACGACGATCCCGACGGCGACTTCGACAACGTGGATCCCGCCGCCGTCGATGTCGCCTTCGCCGCGTGGCGAGCCGAGTGCGCGCGAGCGAGGGAGATCGCCGAGGCGCTCCCCTCCCTGGACGTGATGATCACCGACCGGGTGGGAAGGCGGCTGTCGGCGCGCTGGGTGCTGGTCCACATGGTGGAGGAGTACGCCCGTCACAACGGCCACGCCGACCTGCTGCGGGAGCGGATCGACGGGGTCACCGGTGAATGAGGCAGGGTTGCCACCCGTGGACGCCGATCTCGAGCTCGCCCTGCGCCTCGCCGACACGGCGGACGCGATCACCCTCGCGCGGTTCCGGGCCGCCGACCTGCGGGTCACCCGCAAGCCGGACCGCACGCCCGTGACTGATGCCGACACCGCCGTCGAGGACGCGCTGCGCCGCATGATCGCGGCGGAACGGCCCGGGGATGCGGTGCTCGGCGAGGAGCGCGGCGGTGCGGTCACCGACTCCGAGCGCGGTTGGGTGATCGACCCGATCGACGGCACGAAGAACTTTTCCCGCGGCATGCCGGTCTGGGCCAGCCTGATCGCGCTCACGGCGCAGGGCGAGCCGGTGGTCGGGGTCGCGAGCGCCCCCGCGCTGGGCAGGCGCTGGTGGGCGGCGCGCGGCGAGGGCGCGTGGACCTCCGACCGGTCCGGCACGCGGCGGATCGCCGTCTCGGGCGTGAGCGACCTGGCCGACGCCTACCTCTCGACCACCGACATCAAGACCTTCGCCGAGCTCGGCCGCCGCGACGACTACCTGCGACTCGTCGACTCGTGCTGGGAGACGCGCGCCTTCGGCGACTTCTGGATGTACTGCCTCGTGGCCGAGGGCGTGATCGACCTCGCCGTGGACGGCGCCGCGAATCCGTGGGACCTCGCCGCCCTCGTGCCGATCCTCACCGAGGCGGGCGGGACGCTCACCGACCTCTCCGGCACCGAGACGTTCGCGGGCGGCGACGGGCTCGCCTCCAACGGCGCCGTCCACAAGGCCGCGCTCGCGATCATCGGGCGGTGAGGATGGATCCGGAGCTCTACTTCGAGGACCTCACCCCCGGCCGTGTCTTCGACCTCGGCACCACAGTCGTCGACCGCGACGAGATGCTCGCGTTCGCCCGCCGGTTCGACCCGCAGCCGTTCCACGTCGACGACGACGCCGGCAAGGCCTCGATCTTCGGTGCGCTCGCGGCGTCGGGCTGGTTCACCGCATCGCTGTGGATGCGCGCCTACGCCGACGGCGTGCTCGCCCGCGCCTCCTCCCTCGGCTCCCCCGGCGGCGAGGAGATCGCGTGGCCGGCCCCGGTGTTCGCGGGCGACGAGCTGCGGGCGTCGATGGAGGTGCTGGAAGCGCGCCGCTCCCGCAGCCGCCCGACCCTCGGCCTCGTGAAGCTGCGGGCCTGGCTGCACCGCGGCGACGAGGTGGTCTACCGCAGCACCTTCACCGGCATGTTCGCCACACGGGCCTGAGCGAGCACTTCACAGACTCACTGCCCGCTTCACACAAGGCGGGCCTTGTGTGAAGCGGACGCTGGGTTTGTGAAGTGGCCTCAGCCGCGGTCGGCGAGTTCCTTCGCGTACTTCTCGCTCATGTGGGCGACCGCCGCAACCTGCTGCTCGGCATGCCCGGTGCGGGTCTCGGTGGCCCGCGCCTTCGCGTCGAGCGTGGCCTGCGCCTGGCCCTGGAACCGCGGCATGACGTGCTGGGCGATCAGCTCGTAGGAGCGGCGTGTGGCCTGCGGGTTCGCCCACTCGTGCGCGAGCAGCAGCATGGCGCCGAACCCGCCGGACTGGTCGACGAGCCGCTGCACCTGCGCCGCCGCGTCGTCCGGCGTCCCGATCGCGCCGATCCCGGCCTCGTTGACGAAGTCGATCATCTCCCGGACGTCACCGCCCTCCACCGCCATCTGCGGGAACGCGGCGACCTTCTGGAAGTAGCGGAACCACTGCTCGATGCCGTGCTCGACGTCCCGGTACGCCTGCTCCCGCGTCTCGGCGACGTGCATCAGCCCGACCAGACGCCACGCCGCGCGGTCGACGGTGGTGCCGAAGGTCGCCGCCCGCTCCTCCATGACGTTCCAGTGGTGGGCGAGCGCGTCGAAACCCTCCTTGGTGAGCGTCGCCCCGATGGACAGCAGGCCGACGCCGTGCC encodes:
- the hisN gene encoding histidinol-phosphatase, whose amino-acid sequence is MDADLELALRLADTADAITLARFRAADLRVTRKPDRTPVTDADTAVEDALRRMIAAERPGDAVLGEERGGAVTDSERGWVIDPIDGTKNFSRGMPVWASLIALTAQGEPVVGVASAPALGRRWWAARGEGAWTSDRSGTRRIAVSGVSDLADAYLSTTDIKTFAELGRRDDYLRLVDSCWETRAFGDFWMYCLVAEGVIDLAVDGAANPWDLAALVPILTEAGGTLTDLSGTETFAGGDGLASNGAVHKAALAIIGR
- a CDS encoding DinB family protein encodes the protein MSDDNRPRPPAAAEERTMLAGWLDYHRATLELKCAGLAPAQLVTRAAEPSSLSLLGLVRHMADVERGWFRRRLGREYAPPLYYSDDDPDGDFDNVDPAAVDVAFAAWRAECARAREIAEALPSLDVMITDRVGRRLSARWVLVHMVEEYARHNGHADLLRERIDGVTGE
- a CDS encoding MaoC family dehydratase: MDPELYFEDLTPGRVFDLGTTVVDRDEMLAFARRFDPQPFHVDDDAGKASIFGALAASGWFTASLWMRAYADGVLARASSLGSPGGEEIAWPAPVFAGDELRASMEVLEARRSRSRPTLGLVKLRAWLHRGDEVVYRSTFTGMFATRA
- a CDS encoding LLM class flavin-dependent oxidoreductase; amino-acid sequence: MTRLRFGIFLAPFHPAGENPTTALQRDLQLVQHLDDLGYDEAWIGEHHSAGSEIIASPEIFIAAAAERTRRIRLGTGVISLSYHNPLWVAERIVLLDHLTRGRVMLGVGPGSLPTDSAMIGLNPTDTRELLEENLDIVMRLLRGDEPVTATTRTHQLIDARLHLRPYSDPLFDVAVAAVASPTGPRLAGRHGVGLLSIGATLTKEGFDALAHHWNVMEERAATFGTTVDRAAWRLVGLMHVAETREQAYRDVEHGIEQWFRYFQKVAAFPQMAVEGGDVREMIDFVNEAGIGAIGTPDDAAAQVQRLVDQSGGFGAMLLLAHEWANPQATRRSYELIAQHVMPRFQGQAQATLDAKARATETRTGHAEQQVAAVAHMSEKYAKELADRG
- a CDS encoding response regulator transcription factor: MTTVLLAEDDTAIAEPLSRALQREGYVVEVATDGAAALERVRRGHVDLLVLDLGLPGMDGLEVCRRVRLDDPDLPVLMLTARTDEVDFVVGLDAGADDYVGKPFRLAELLARVRALLRRLTPEAVEVGGVRMELSGRRVLVDGVEVGLANKEFELLRVLLLRAGQVVTREEILREVWNDPDMKTSKTLDMHMSWLRRKIGGERRIATVRGVGFRFNHD
- a CDS encoding ATP-binding protein; the encoded protein is MRRRILQSTLLVVAITALVLGGPLAITTWRLVEDLHRADLLSRLEQVAARLDTADAAIDRESIELAVPTGGRLVLQRAGQPDQVIGAEVGDDPVSESLPFAPGDVLVMQEPLRSMRTEQIQVTLVVLLLVVLSVGTGAVVATVTARRLAEPLRGVADRAARLGAGDFRAVPGRHGIPELDRVSDVLDTSAVALADLLQRERALVGDVSHQLRSRLTALQLRLDELAAHPDPTARSEALAALEQAERLAEVLDELLEAARVARAAGAEPRDLRETLGAVAEEWRPNLKAKGRSLKVRVPEGLLARVTPTRIREAIGALLDNAIQHGSGTVTLSARAAETSLVVEVADAGAGVPEELVPHVFDRGVSVGSSTGIGLALARALVEADGGRLELSRARPPIFTIFLPAARADDVVAAAAPRRSSTPR